The following coding sequences lie in one Hyalangium gracile genomic window:
- a CDS encoding tetratricopeptide repeat protein: MRLTRALFALPLLSFVACLSTPPVHERALLNNELCVQHLAIPDLVKAEVYCDLGLEFSPTYADLWVNKGLIRLHQGNTSEAKDFFIKALRYNNEQAQAYQNLGFIYLQEKSYGKAHDNFQRALKVNPDYLEARYNLALTYMRMEKWSEAAKELRTILAVNPSIADAHHSLGTIHYSQGRFEEAAQEIGQATQLSPNVPDYWHDYGASLMELSRFSEAKDAFATCIQLDQKNPQCLNNLAIAQRKAALTDSAMKEMKDTQTAENTTPSLFLLATEYKDKGMVSEEEKTYKKCLRLDGKYAPCHFGLFQIYSEAQKTDAATIACKNFLKFGTAEEFPNETERCERFLAKDTF; this comes from the coding sequence ATGCGTTTGACCCGAGCCCTCTTCGCACTTCCCCTTCTCTCCTTTGTCGCCTGCCTGTCCACGCCGCCGGTGCACGAGCGCGCCCTGCTCAATAACGAGCTGTGCGTGCAGCACCTCGCCATCCCGGATCTGGTGAAGGCAGAGGTCTACTGCGATCTGGGCCTGGAGTTCTCGCCCACCTACGCGGACCTCTGGGTCAACAAGGGGCTCATCCGCCTGCACCAGGGCAACACCTCCGAGGCCAAGGACTTCTTCATCAAGGCCCTGCGCTACAACAACGAGCAGGCCCAGGCCTACCAGAACCTCGGCTTCATCTACCTGCAGGAGAAGTCCTACGGGAAGGCGCACGACAACTTCCAGCGCGCCCTGAAGGTCAACCCGGACTACCTCGAGGCCCGCTACAACCTGGCCCTCACCTACATGCGCATGGAGAAGTGGTCCGAGGCCGCCAAGGAGCTGCGCACCATCCTCGCGGTGAACCCCAGCATCGCCGACGCCCACCACAGCCTGGGCACCATCCACTACAGCCAGGGCCGCTTCGAGGAAGCCGCCCAGGAGATCGGCCAGGCCACCCAGCTGTCCCCCAACGTCCCGGACTACTGGCACGACTACGGCGCCTCCCTCATGGAGCTCAGCCGCTTCTCCGAGGCCAAGGACGCCTTCGCCACCTGCATCCAGCTGGATCAGAAGAACCCGCAGTGCCTCAACAACCTGGCCATCGCCCAGCGCAAGGCGGCCCTCACCGACTCGGCCATGAAGGAGATGAAGGACACCCAGACGGCGGAGAACACCACCCCCTCGCTCTTCCTGCTCGCCACGGAGTACAAGGACAAAGGCATGGTGTCCGAAGAGGAGAAGACCTACAAGAAGTGCCTGCGGCTGGACGGCAAGTATGCCCCCTGCCACTTTGGCCTCTTCCAGATCTACTCCGAGGCGCAGAAGACCGACGCGGCCACCATTGCCTGCAAGAACTTCCTCAAGTTCGGAACCGCCGAGGAGTTCCCCAACGAGACCGAGAGGTGCGAGCGCTTCCTCGCCAAGGACACCTTCTGA
- a CDS encoding FHA domain-containing protein produces MSVRLTVTQRSQAGSSAKPVEHTLDEASITLGRDKSCQVVLAQQAVSRNHARISQEGNLFFLEDLGSAYGTQVNGKPLPKGEKHRLRNGDIIAIAQFDVTFTHVADLPADVRSEKTSFVARSLVKDAVRGIKSGEGPYFRIMNGPREGERIEINDAQEIIIGRDDSADIVFKDDLVSRRHVKFRRDWAGTHVEDLGSRNGIKVNKKKVNRKTLKDSDEVEVGNTRLLYVDPTDMSEPSVVLPDEPADNVGPGDEEENTQNLPAPKLSSRKPKPAPPKEEPKKEAAPEPAPEPPAPEPEPAPEPAPEPAPEPEPVATEPPPDEEPPPPPVRPSRRSEPAESGGGAIAGLDKQKMVPLVLMGVFALFAIGLIIAVLAGA; encoded by the coding sequence ATGAGTGTCCGGCTCACGGTTACCCAGCGCAGCCAGGCCGGCAGCTCCGCCAAGCCCGTCGAGCACACGCTCGACGAGGCGAGCATCACCCTGGGCCGCGACAAGAGCTGCCAGGTGGTGCTGGCGCAGCAGGCCGTCTCGCGCAACCACGCGCGCATCTCCCAGGAGGGCAACCTCTTCTTCCTGGAGGATCTGGGCAGTGCCTATGGCACCCAGGTCAACGGCAAGCCCCTGCCCAAGGGCGAGAAGCACCGCCTGCGCAACGGGGACATCATCGCCATCGCCCAGTTCGACGTGACGTTCACCCACGTCGCGGACCTGCCGGCGGACGTGCGCTCGGAGAAGACGTCCTTCGTCGCCCGCAGCCTGGTGAAGGACGCGGTGCGCGGCATCAAGAGCGGCGAGGGGCCCTACTTCCGCATCATGAACGGGCCTCGCGAGGGCGAGCGCATCGAGATCAACGACGCCCAGGAGATCATCATCGGGCGCGACGACTCGGCGGACATCGTCTTCAAGGACGACCTGGTGTCCCGCCGGCACGTGAAGTTCCGCCGCGACTGGGCCGGCACGCACGTGGAGGACCTGGGCAGCCGCAACGGCATCAAGGTCAACAAGAAGAAGGTCAACCGCAAGACGCTCAAGGACAGCGACGAGGTCGAGGTGGGCAACACCCGCCTGCTCTACGTGGACCCGACGGACATGTCCGAGCCGTCCGTCGTCCTCCCGGACGAGCCCGCGGACAACGTGGGCCCCGGGGACGAGGAGGAGAACACCCAGAACCTCCCGGCGCCGAAGCTCAGCTCCAGGAAGCCGAAGCCGGCCCCGCCCAAGGAGGAGCCCAAGAAGGAAGCCGCGCCCGAGCCCGCCCCCGAGCCGCCCGCCCCCGAGCCGGAGCCCGCGCCCGAGCCTGCCCCCGAGCCCGCGCCGGAGCCCGAGCCCGTGGCCACCGAGCCACCTCCGGATGAGGAGCCGCCTCCGCCGCCCGTGAGGCCCTCCCGGCGCAGCGAGCCCGCCGAGAGCGGTGGAGGCGCGATCGCCGGGCTGGACAAGCAGAAGATGGTGCCGCTGGTGCTGATGGGCGTGTTCGCCCTGTTCGCCATCGGCCTCATCATCGCGGTGCTCGCCGGCGCGTGA